In Rathayibacter sp. VKM Ac-2762, one DNA window encodes the following:
- a CDS encoding MFS transporter, which translates to MTAAPPTTVPTTAATSTGIIRRPGRWIDGWNPEDPAQWEAEGRSVAARNLRWSIFAEFLGFVVWQLWSVVVVSLPAAGFAFDTGQIFWLISMPSLVGATLRIPYTFMVPRFGGRNWTIVSAGLLLIPSVGLGIAVSNPETPFGVMLLVAALAGFGGGNFASSMANITFFYPHAQKGWALGLNAAGGNLGASVAQLVVPIAITVGAAATLNLPIAGFLWVPLIVVAMIGAAKRMDNLSTAKSDVAASLAALREPHLWLLAVLYIGTFGSFIGFAGVFPKLIADTFPEFSGFAVGSATVGLAFLGSLVGSLSRPSGGRLADRFGGAPVTVLAFVAMGAGILGVIATLPLGSFWLFLACFLVLFSAAGIGNGATYRMIPTVFALRARQRGDDGIGAQRTSAAALGLISAIGAYGGFVIPQLLGFSKTEFGDYTTALGWFVGAYAVMLAITAGVYLRLAAKTGTRI; encoded by the coding sequence ATGACTGCTGCACCCCCGACCACCGTCCCCACGACCGCCGCCACATCCACCGGCATCATCCGACGGCCGGGCCGCTGGATCGACGGCTGGAACCCCGAGGACCCCGCCCAGTGGGAGGCGGAGGGACGCTCCGTCGCCGCTCGCAATCTGAGGTGGTCGATCTTCGCCGAGTTCCTCGGCTTCGTCGTCTGGCAGCTCTGGTCGGTCGTGGTCGTCTCGCTGCCGGCGGCCGGGTTCGCCTTCGACACCGGGCAGATCTTCTGGCTCATCTCGATGCCGAGCCTCGTCGGCGCCACCCTGCGGATCCCGTACACGTTCATGGTCCCCCGCTTCGGCGGCCGCAACTGGACGATCGTGTCGGCGGGCCTCCTGCTGATCCCGAGCGTCGGACTCGGCATCGCGGTCTCGAATCCGGAGACCCCGTTCGGCGTCATGCTCCTGGTGGCCGCGCTCGCCGGCTTCGGCGGCGGCAACTTCGCCAGCTCGATGGCGAACATCACCTTCTTCTACCCGCACGCGCAGAAGGGCTGGGCTCTGGGGCTCAACGCCGCGGGCGGCAACCTGGGCGCCTCCGTCGCGCAGCTCGTCGTGCCGATCGCGATCACCGTCGGCGCCGCGGCCACGCTGAACCTGCCGATCGCCGGCTTCCTCTGGGTCCCCCTGATCGTCGTGGCGATGATCGGCGCCGCCAAGCGCATGGACAACCTCTCGACCGCGAAGTCCGACGTCGCCGCCTCCCTCGCCGCGCTCCGCGAGCCGCACCTCTGGCTGCTGGCCGTGCTCTACATCGGCACCTTCGGGTCCTTCATCGGATTCGCCGGCGTGTTCCCGAAGCTCATCGCCGACACCTTCCCCGAGTTCTCCGGCTTCGCCGTCGGCTCGGCGACGGTCGGCCTCGCGTTCCTCGGCTCCCTGGTGGGCTCGCTGTCCCGCCCCTCCGGCGGCCGTCTGGCCGACCGCTTCGGCGGAGCGCCTGTCACGGTCCTCGCCTTCGTCGCCATGGGCGCCGGGATCCTCGGCGTGATCGCGACACTGCCGCTCGGCAGCTTCTGGCTCTTCCTCGCCTGCTTCCTCGTGCTCTTCTCGGCGGCCGGCATCGGCAACGGCGCGACCTACCGCATGATCCCCACGGTGTTCGCCCTCCGCGCCCGCCAGCGCGGTGACGACGGCATCGGCGCCCAGCGCACGTCCGCCGCGGCGCTCGGCCTGATCTCGGCGATCGGCGCCTACGGCGGCTTCGTGATCCCCCAGCTGCTCGGCTTCTCCAAGACCGAGTTCGGCGACTACACCACGGCGCTGGGCTGGTTCGTCGGCGCCTACGCGGTGATGCTCGCGATCACGGCCGGCGTCTACCTCCGCCTCGCCGCGAAGACGGGGACCCGGATCTGA
- a CDS encoding molybdopterin oxidoreductase family protein produces the protein MSAPAPTDSHCPYCALQCAMTLTPAAGPVPVAVEGREFPTNRGGLCAKGWTSAELLASGQRLVSPLLRGADGVLAEASWEEALDAVAGAVRGVRERHGADAVAVFGGGGLTNEKAYQLGKFARIALGTSRIDYNGRFCMSSAAAAGNRAFGVDRGLPFPVSDLDDADTILLLGSNVAATMPPLLAHFAGARSRGGLVVVDPRRSATARLTEDGAGTHLQPAPGTDLPLLLGLTHLVFAEGLADTAYLAARTTGAEAVRRSVSAWWPERTSAVTGVPTTLLRSLARRLAAGRSFVLTGRGVEQHVDGTDTATAAINLALVLGLVGREGSGYGTLTGQGNGQGGREHGQKADQLPGYRSIRDPEARRHVAAVWDVTPESIPGPGLPATALLAELGRSVHCLLVHGSNVVVSAPDADAVRAGLEALDTLVVCDFFLSETAALADVVLPVPQWAEEEGTMTSLEGRVLRRRRAIDPPAGVRSELWIMSELARRLDAPSSWSTVPAEVFDELARASAGGVADYSGLSHALLDTGIAAHWPYPAGGTGTPRLFAERFGHPDGRARLVAVIPAVPVVVDRGEELTLVTGRYLQQYQSGTQTRRVAELDAARPEARLEIHPATASRLGVSDGAPVAIGNARGVVRARASVTADIRHDTVFLPFHYAGEQCANLLTEAVVDPVSSMPEFKRTRVWVRAEGTAHA, from the coding sequence ATGAGCGCCCCCGCCCCGACCGACTCCCACTGCCCGTACTGCGCCCTGCAGTGCGCGATGACGCTGACACCCGCGGCGGGCCCCGTACCCGTGGCGGTCGAGGGGAGGGAGTTCCCGACGAACCGGGGCGGGCTCTGCGCCAAGGGCTGGACCTCCGCCGAGCTGCTGGCGAGCGGACAGCGCCTGGTCTCCCCGCTGCTGCGCGGCGCCGACGGCGTCCTCGCGGAGGCGTCGTGGGAGGAGGCGCTCGACGCGGTCGCCGGGGCGGTGCGCGGCGTCCGGGAGCGGCACGGCGCCGACGCGGTGGCCGTCTTCGGCGGCGGGGGCCTCACCAACGAGAAGGCCTACCAGCTCGGGAAGTTCGCTCGGATCGCTCTCGGCACCTCCCGGATCGACTACAACGGCCGCTTCTGCATGTCCTCGGCCGCGGCGGCCGGCAACCGCGCCTTCGGCGTCGATCGCGGACTGCCGTTCCCGGTGTCCGACCTCGACGACGCCGACACGATCCTGCTCCTGGGCTCGAACGTCGCCGCGACGATGCCGCCGCTTCTCGCCCACTTCGCCGGTGCCCGCTCGCGGGGCGGCCTGGTGGTCGTCGACCCGCGCCGCTCGGCCACCGCGCGGCTGACGGAGGACGGCGCCGGCACGCATCTGCAGCCCGCCCCCGGGACGGATCTGCCGCTCCTGCTCGGGCTGACCCACCTGGTCTTCGCCGAGGGCCTCGCCGACACCGCCTACCTCGCCGCGCGCACGACCGGCGCCGAGGCGGTGCGCCGCAGCGTCTCGGCGTGGTGGCCGGAGCGCACCTCCGCGGTCACGGGCGTGCCGACCACGCTCCTCCGCTCCCTCGCGCGCCGGCTCGCCGCGGGGCGGTCGTTCGTGCTGACCGGCCGCGGGGTCGAGCAGCACGTCGACGGCACCGACACCGCGACCGCCGCGATCAACCTCGCTCTCGTGCTCGGCCTGGTGGGCCGCGAGGGGTCGGGGTACGGCACGCTCACCGGTCAGGGCAACGGCCAGGGCGGACGCGAGCACGGCCAGAAGGCCGATCAGCTCCCGGGGTACCGCTCCATCCGCGATCCGGAGGCGCGGCGCCACGTCGCCGCCGTCTGGGACGTGACGCCCGAATCGATCCCCGGCCCGGGCCTGCCCGCCACCGCCCTGCTCGCCGAGCTCGGACGCTCCGTGCACTGCCTGCTGGTGCACGGCTCCAACGTGGTCGTCTCGGCTCCGGACGCCGACGCCGTCCGCGCCGGGCTCGAGGCCCTGGACACGCTGGTCGTCTGCGACTTCTTCCTCTCCGAGACCGCCGCGCTGGCCGATGTGGTGCTCCCGGTGCCGCAGTGGGCGGAGGAGGAGGGCACGATGACCTCGCTCGAGGGCCGGGTGCTCCGCCGCCGCCGGGCGATCGACCCGCCGGCGGGAGTGCGCAGCGAGCTCTGGATCATGAGCGAACTGGCGCGCCGTCTCGACGCCCCCTCGAGCTGGTCGACCGTCCCCGCGGAGGTGTTCGACGAGCTGGCCCGCGCGTCCGCGGGAGGCGTGGCCGACTACTCCGGCCTCTCGCACGCCCTGCTCGACACCGGGATCGCCGCCCACTGGCCCTACCCCGCGGGCGGCACGGGGACGCCGCGCCTCTTCGCTGAGCGCTTCGGGCACCCCGACGGCCGGGCGCGCCTGGTCGCCGTCATCCCCGCCGTCCCCGTCGTCGTGGACCGCGGCGAGGAGCTGACCCTGGTGACCGGCCGCTACCTCCAGCAGTACCAGTCGGGCACCCAGACCCGGCGGGTCGCGGAGCTCGATGCGGCCCGCCCGGAGGCTCGACTCGAGATCCACCCGGCGACCGCCTCCCGGCTCGGCGTCAGCGACGGAGCACCTGTGGCGATCGGGAACGCGCGCGGCGTGGTCCGCGCCCGCGCGAGCGTCACCGCGGACATCCGCCACGACACGGTGTTCCTGCCCTTCCACTACGCGGGTGAGCAGTGCGCGAACCTCCTCACCGAGGCCGTCGTGGACCCGGTGTCGTCGATGCCCGAGTTCAAGCGCACGCGGGTCTGGGTCCGCGCGGAAGGGACGGCACATGCCTGA
- a CDS encoding FAD-dependent oxidoreductase has protein sequence MPETPPERIVLIGYGPVGSRFVEELLPAVRAGLVALTVVGAEGDDPYNRVLLAEYAVGRATRERLDLGDRTAAEAAGVVLRLGAAVVGIDRARNVVRLHDGERLPYDRLVLATGARANVPTLAGMERSRRERTVRAADPESLDAGSRPLPERVVALRDLADARVVRESVRSGARLVVLGAGVLGIEFALAAAEQGAQVVVVFHGDIPMARNLDTGGGRMLAAAARAAGVEMVAHARSESVLLAHDDRGRAHFQALVCADGKQIEGDLLVLSCGVGARVELAAGAELAVSTGILVDEQLRSWSDPDVFAIGDCAHVAPRGSALPDGRVPGGPSGLIGPGWEQADRLAARIRAEAEGRCGEERVPDARPAVVMLKAEGVDLVAGGDVAPEPWDPHRPGEEHLEVTLWADPARGGYAKLVTAGGVLRGFVSVGLPRVGAELSLLFERGSELPADRSSLLRLDAPDAGAAATGDPFAPDATVCWCNGVTAAVITDAAAAGHGTVACVGRATRAGTGCGGCTGRIAELLARTAVPA, from the coding sequence ATGCCTGAGACACCTCCCGAGCGGATCGTCCTGATCGGCTACGGACCCGTCGGCTCGCGCTTCGTCGAGGAGCTGCTGCCGGCCGTGCGGGCCGGTCTGGTCGCGCTGACGGTCGTCGGCGCCGAGGGCGACGACCCCTACAACCGTGTCCTGCTCGCGGAGTACGCCGTCGGCCGGGCGACCCGCGAGCGCCTCGACCTCGGCGACCGGACGGCGGCGGAGGCGGCGGGCGTCGTCCTGCGCCTGGGAGCGGCCGTCGTGGGGATCGACCGCGCGCGGAACGTCGTGCGGCTGCACGACGGCGAGCGGCTGCCCTACGACCGCCTCGTCCTGGCCACCGGCGCCCGGGCGAACGTGCCGACCCTCGCCGGGATGGAGCGGTCCCGACGCGAGCGGACGGTGCGCGCCGCCGATCCGGAGTCGCTCGACGCGGGCTCCCGGCCCCTCCCGGAGCGGGTGGTGGCGCTGCGCGACCTGGCCGACGCCCGGGTGGTCCGCGAGTCCGTGCGCTCCGGCGCGCGCCTCGTCGTGCTCGGGGCGGGAGTGCTCGGGATCGAGTTCGCCCTCGCGGCCGCCGAGCAGGGCGCGCAGGTGGTGGTGGTCTTCCACGGCGACATCCCGATGGCCCGCAATCTCGACACGGGCGGGGGCCGGATGCTGGCCGCGGCCGCCCGCGCGGCCGGCGTCGAGATGGTGGCGCACGCCCGGTCCGAGAGCGTCCTGCTCGCGCACGACGACCGCGGCCGTGCGCACTTCCAGGCGCTCGTCTGCGCTGACGGCAAGCAGATCGAGGGGGATCTGCTGGTGCTCTCGTGCGGTGTCGGTGCGCGGGTCGAGCTGGCCGCGGGCGCGGAGCTCGCCGTCTCGACCGGGATCCTCGTCGATGAGCAGCTGCGCAGCTGGAGCGACCCGGACGTCTTCGCGATCGGCGACTGCGCGCACGTCGCCCCCCGCGGCTCGGCCCTCCCCGACGGCCGCGTGCCCGGCGGACCGAGCGGACTGATCGGTCCGGGATGGGAGCAGGCGGACCGGCTCGCAGCGCGGATCCGGGCGGAGGCGGAGGGCCGCTGCGGCGAGGAGCGCGTCCCCGACGCCCGACCGGCCGTCGTGATGCTGAAGGCCGAGGGCGTCGACCTCGTGGCAGGAGGCGACGTGGCCCCGGAGCCGTGGGACCCGCACCGCCCGGGCGAGGAGCACCTCGAGGTGACGCTGTGGGCTGACCCCGCCCGCGGGGGCTACGCCAAGCTCGTGACCGCGGGAGGAGTGCTGCGCGGGTTCGTCTCGGTGGGTCTGCCCAGGGTCGGCGCCGAGCTCAGCCTCCTCTTCGAGCGGGGCTCGGAGCTGCCGGCGGACCGGTCGAGCCTCCTGCGTCTGGACGCCCCGGATGCGGGTGCCGCGGCGACCGGCGATCCGTTCGCCCCCGATGCCACGGTCTGCTGGTGCAACGGCGTGACGGCGGCGGTGATCACCGATGCGGCTGCGGCGGGACACGGGACGGTCGCCTGCGTCGGGCGGGCGACCCGCGCCGGCACGGGCTGCGGCGGCTGCACCGGGCGCATCGCCGAGCTGCTCGCGCGGACGGCGGTCCCCGCCTGA
- a CDS encoding glycosyltransferase has product MRLLFVSNLYPPQVLGGYEMTCARVAEAMAARGHTVRVLTTPTYLPPEPSGVEVHRTLSLRTYFPLPQTGGEIAQLLHHESAVSRFENTRILLEELRDFAPTHVVAFNLLGIGGLAMIDLLRAVEAPWMWNLGDRIPNALVDGLPERVLRVYGAHAPDHFDRGEIVAVSRSLVDAIEAGGLSLGEVEVIGRGVSVPPDTAEPRRYREGGTTRFTFAASLGEHKGVGLVLEAAASLAEETRDFRVDLYGDGDVDGWRARADEAGLAGLVEFHGATPHAEVLAAHGRADAFLFPTWAGEAFGVAPVEAAAAGAVPIVTAASGVAEFLIDGVDCIKITRSAPALLEAMRDVVRGAVDLEALGRRGRAAARGPLSFERSVELIEASLERRSRPGLADRLADTTLEADIMDKDLRAMDVLHRRFSGRDHDDDH; this is encoded by the coding sequence ATGCGCCTGCTGTTCGTGAGCAACCTCTATCCGCCCCAGGTGCTCGGCGGATACGAGATGACCTGTGCGCGCGTCGCGGAGGCGATGGCGGCCCGCGGCCACACCGTGCGCGTGCTGACCACGCCGACCTACCTGCCGCCGGAGCCCTCGGGCGTCGAGGTGCACCGCACGCTGAGCCTGCGCACCTACTTCCCGCTGCCGCAGACGGGCGGCGAGATCGCTCAGCTGCTGCACCACGAGAGCGCCGTCTCGCGGTTCGAGAACACCCGCATCCTGCTCGAGGAGCTGCGCGACTTCGCGCCGACCCACGTGGTGGCCTTCAACCTGCTCGGGATCGGCGGCCTCGCGATGATCGACCTGCTGCGCGCGGTGGAGGCCCCGTGGATGTGGAACCTCGGCGACCGCATCCCGAACGCCCTGGTCGACGGGCTGCCCGAGCGCGTGCTCCGCGTCTACGGCGCTCACGCCCCCGACCACTTCGACCGCGGCGAGATCGTCGCGGTCAGCCGCTCCCTCGTCGACGCGATCGAGGCCGGCGGGCTGAGCCTGGGCGAGGTCGAGGTGATCGGGCGCGGAGTGTCCGTTCCCCCCGACACCGCGGAGCCGCGGCGCTATCGCGAGGGCGGGACCACCCGGTTCACGTTCGCCGCGTCGCTGGGCGAGCACAAGGGCGTCGGGCTGGTGCTGGAGGCGGCGGCGTCTCTCGCGGAGGAGACCCGCGACTTCCGTGTGGACCTCTACGGCGACGGAGACGTGGACGGCTGGCGCGCCCGGGCGGACGAGGCGGGCCTGGCCGGCCTGGTCGAGTTCCACGGAGCGACGCCGCACGCCGAGGTGCTCGCCGCGCACGGCCGCGCCGACGCGTTCCTCTTCCCGACCTGGGCCGGAGAGGCGTTCGGCGTCGCGCCGGTCGAAGCGGCCGCGGCGGGCGCCGTGCCGATCGTGACGGCGGCCAGCGGAGTCGCGGAGTTCCTCATCGACGGCGTCGACTGCATCAAGATCACCCGCTCCGCCCCGGCGCTCCTCGAGGCGATGCGGGACGTGGTGAGGGGGGCGGTGGACCTCGAGGCGCTCGGCCGGCGGGGCCGGGCCGCGGCGCGCGGACCGCTCTCGTTCGAGCGCTCCGTCGAGCTGATCGAGGCCTCGCTCGAGCGCCGCTCCCGGCCTGGCCTCGCCGACCGCCTCGCCGACACCACCCTCGAGGCCGACATCATGGACAAGGATCTGCGGGCGATGGACGTGCTCCACCGCCGCTTCTCCGGACGGGACCACGACGATGACCACTGA
- a CDS encoding glycosyltransferase yields the protein MHPALAAVGRRVRPRTRLAALGRRVRPRTRLRSAARVVRSAPQRLSERRAAVIAARPIDHPSPALRRELLLLALANRFSRRSAVDPAGEVVVTMTTHGERLQRVHVALESIARGDARPARLVLWLDDPALHADLPAPLRRLRRRGVEIRLVDGYRVHTKYYPHLLSGRAGERDLVTSDDDIVYPRTWLRGLLDARSRYPRETVLCYRAHRVGIVDDAVAPYTSWTPVADTRASTDVFGTSVSGQLLPAPLLGEIAAHGDAFREIAPDADDIWLHVRAVDAGYRIAQIEPRAQLFPFVPRTQQSGLYLVNYWDGGNDRQARAAYTPEVTARIAADASARGEVR from the coding sequence ATGCATCCCGCTCTCGCCGCCGTCGGCCGGCGCGTCCGGCCCCGCACGCGCCTCGCGGCGCTGGGCCGTCGTGTCCGCCCCCGCACGCGGCTGCGCTCCGCGGCCCGGGTCGTCCGCTCCGCCCCTCAGCGCCTCTCGGAGCGCCGCGCCGCCGTGATCGCCGCCCGGCCGATCGACCACCCCTCGCCCGCGCTCCGGCGCGAGCTGCTGCTGCTCGCCCTGGCCAACCGCTTCTCCCGCCGCTCCGCAGTCGATCCGGCGGGCGAGGTCGTGGTCACGATGACCACGCACGGCGAGCGGCTGCAGCGGGTCCACGTGGCGCTCGAGTCGATCGCCCGCGGCGACGCCCGGCCCGCGCGCCTGGTGCTCTGGCTCGACGACCCGGCCCTGCACGCCGACCTGCCCGCGCCGCTGCGCCGCCTCCGCCGCCGCGGCGTCGAGATCCGCCTGGTCGACGGCTACCGCGTGCACACGAAGTACTACCCGCACCTGCTCTCGGGCCGGGCGGGGGAGCGCGACCTCGTCACCTCCGACGACGACATCGTGTACCCGCGCACCTGGCTGAGGGGCCTGCTCGACGCCCGCTCGCGCTACCCCCGCGAGACCGTGCTCTGCTACCGCGCCCACCGGGTGGGGATCGTCGACGACGCCGTCGCTCCGTACACGAGCTGGACGCCGGTCGCCGACACGCGCGCGTCGACCGATGTCTTCGGCACCTCCGTCTCCGGGCAGCTGCTGCCCGCCCCGCTCCTCGGCGAGATCGCCGCGCACGGGGACGCGTTCCGCGAGATCGCCCCGGACGCCGACGACATCTGGCTGCACGTGCGCGCGGTCGACGCCGGCTACCGGATCGCGCAGATCGAGCCCCGGGCCCAGCTGTTCCCGTTCGTGCCGCGCACGCAGCAGTCCGGGCTCTACCTCGTCAACTACTGGGACGGCGGCAACGACCGCCAGGCCCGCGCGGCCTACACGCCCGAGGTGACGGCGCGGATCGCGGCGGACGCCTCCGCGAGAGGGGAGGTGCGCTGA
- a CDS encoding cyclase family protein, which produces MTSSRRFVDLSHTVADGLVTYPGLPAPRIRPHLTREASRASYAPGTEFAMDVIEMIGNTGTYLDSPFHRYEGGADLAALPLETLVDLPTVVVDATGATGRGIGSDAVAGLDVRGAAVLLRTGWDAHFATPGYGRGAPFLSGAAAEALVAAGAVLVGIDSVNIDDTESSGSRPAHSALLAAGVHVVEHLTGLGGLPATGARFTAVPPKVRGFGTFPVRAFAVVDEP; this is translated from the coding sequence ATGACCTCCTCGCGCCGCTTCGTCGATCTCAGCCACACCGTCGCGGACGGGCTGGTGACCTACCCGGGCCTGCCCGCTCCGCGCATCCGGCCGCACCTCACGCGTGAGGCGTCCCGCGCCTCCTACGCGCCCGGCACCGAGTTCGCGATGGACGTCATCGAGATGATCGGGAACACGGGCACCTACCTCGACAGCCCGTTCCACCGCTACGAGGGCGGAGCCGATCTCGCCGCTCTCCCGCTCGAGACGCTGGTCGACCTGCCGACCGTCGTGGTCGACGCGACCGGAGCCACCGGACGGGGCATCGGCTCGGACGCGGTCGCGGGACTCGACGTCCGCGGCGCCGCCGTCCTCCTCCGCACCGGATGGGACGCGCACTTCGCCACGCCCGGGTACGGCAGGGGCGCCCCCTTCCTCAGCGGCGCGGCGGCGGAGGCCCTCGTCGCCGCCGGTGCGGTGCTGGTCGGCATCGACTCGGTGAACATCGACGACACGGAGTCGAGCGGATCGCGGCCCGCGCACTCGGCCCTCCTCGCCGCGGGAGTGCACGTCGTCGAGCACCTCACCGGCCTCGGCGGGCTGCCGGCGACAGGGGCGCGCTTCACCGCCGTGCCACCCAAGGTGCGGGGCTTCGGGACCTTCCCGGTGCGGGCCTTCGCGGTCGTCGACGAGCCCTGA
- a CDS encoding cystathionine gamma-synthase, which yields MPKKQHFDTRAIHAGQEFDPTTGAVVPPVYMTSTFVQDGIGGLRGGYEYARSANPTRDSLQELIASLEGADVAYSFSSGLAAEDTLLRAALAPGDHVVLGNDAYGGSHRLIDRVHSAWGVRNTAVDMSNLREVQRAIVPGETKMLWVETPSNPLMTISDIAELADLAHAHDLIVVVDNTFASSALQQPLALGADVVVHSTTKYLGGHSDVVGGALALRSGPLAEKIAFLQFAVGAISGPMDAWLTVRGIKTLGVRMERHSVNAQAVAEFLVEHPAVTAVHYPGLPSHPGHELAKRQMSRFGGMLSLELATPRAARKFAESTELFQLAESLGGVESLIGYPSEMTHASVKGTPLEVSESLVRLSVGLEDSSDLIADLSAALPKK from the coding sequence ATGCCCAAGAAGCAGCACTTCGACACCCGCGCCATCCACGCCGGCCAGGAGTTCGATCCGACCACCGGGGCGGTCGTGCCGCCCGTCTACATGACCTCCACGTTCGTCCAGGACGGCATCGGCGGTCTCCGGGGCGGCTACGAGTACGCCCGCTCGGCGAACCCGACGCGCGACTCGCTCCAGGAGCTCATCGCCTCGCTCGAGGGTGCGGACGTCGCCTACTCCTTCTCCTCCGGCCTCGCGGCCGAGGACACCCTGCTGCGCGCCGCCCTCGCGCCCGGCGACCACGTCGTCCTGGGCAATGACGCCTACGGCGGCAGCCACCGCCTGATCGACCGGGTGCACAGCGCCTGGGGCGTGCGCAACACGGCCGTCGACATGTCGAACCTCCGCGAGGTGCAGCGGGCGATCGTCCCCGGTGAGACGAAGATGCTCTGGGTCGAGACCCCGTCGAACCCGCTGATGACCATCAGCGACATCGCCGAGCTCGCCGACCTGGCCCACGCGCACGACCTGATCGTCGTCGTCGACAACACCTTCGCCTCCTCCGCCCTGCAGCAGCCGCTGGCCCTCGGTGCCGACGTGGTCGTGCACTCGACCACGAAGTACCTCGGCGGCCACTCGGACGTCGTCGGCGGCGCGCTCGCCCTGCGCTCGGGGCCGCTGGCCGAGAAGATCGCGTTCCTGCAGTTCGCGGTCGGAGCGATCTCGGGCCCGATGGACGCATGGCTCACGGTCCGCGGCATCAAGACCCTCGGGGTGCGGATGGAGCGCCACTCCGTCAACGCGCAGGCGGTCGCCGAGTTCCTCGTCGAGCACCCGGCGGTGACGGCCGTGCACTACCCGGGCCTGCCCTCGCACCCCGGCCACGAGCTGGCGAAGCGCCAGATGTCGCGGTTCGGCGGGATGCTCTCGCTCGAGCTCGCGACGCCGCGCGCGGCCCGGAAGTTCGCCGAGTCGACCGAGCTGTTCCAGCTCGCGGAGTCGCTGGGCGGCGTCGAGTCGCTGATCGGCTACCCGAGCGAGATGACGCACGCGTCGGTGAAGGGCACGCCGCTGGAGGTCTCGGAGTCGCTGGTGCGCCTCTCGGTGGGCCTCGAGGACTCGTCCGACCTGATCGCGGACCTGTCGGCGGCGCTGCCGAAGAAGTAG
- a CDS encoding cystathionine beta-synthase yields the protein MAYADSVLDLIGDTPLVKLGPVAAGVQATVLVKVEYLNPGGSSKDRIATRIIDAAERDGLLKPGGTIVEPTSGNTGIGLALVAQQRGYRCVFVLPDKVGEDKRNVLTAYGAEIVVTPTAVAPDDPASYYSVSDRLAREIPGAFKPNQYANLNGPLSHYETTGPEIWRDTAGRLTHFVAGVGTGGTISGVGRYLKEVSEGRVQIVGADPEGSVYSGGGGRPYLTEGVGEDFWPSAYDPSVVDRIIASSDAESFAMTRRLAREEGLLVGGSSGLAVSVALKAAAGLGPDDVVVVLLPDGGRGYLGKIFNDRWMRSYGFLEMRDEGTVRDVLRARAASGQADLPALVHAHPTDTIRDAIGIMTEYGVSQLPVLTAEPPVVMGEVVGAVDERELLDRVFAGPASMNDPLGDCVGDALALIGLGESITAARAALTEHSALLVTDEGKPVAVITRQDLLTYATA from the coding sequence ATGGCCTACGCCGATTCGGTCCTCGACCTCATCGGCGACACCCCGCTGGTGAAGCTGGGCCCGGTCGCGGCGGGCGTGCAGGCGACCGTGCTGGTCAAGGTCGAGTACCTGAACCCCGGCGGCTCGTCGAAGGACCGCATCGCGACCCGCATCATCGACGCCGCCGAGCGCGACGGGCTGCTGAAGCCCGGCGGCACCATCGTGGAGCCGACCAGCGGCAACACCGGCATCGGCCTCGCCCTCGTCGCGCAGCAGCGCGGCTACCGCTGCGTGTTCGTGCTGCCGGACAAGGTGGGGGAGGACAAGCGCAACGTCCTCACCGCCTACGGGGCCGAGATCGTCGTGACGCCGACGGCCGTCGCTCCGGACGACCCCGCCTCCTACTACTCCGTCTCGGACCGCCTCGCCCGCGAGATCCCCGGCGCCTTCAAGCCCAACCAGTACGCGAACCTCAACGGACCGCTCAGCCACTACGAGACCACGGGACCCGAGATCTGGCGCGACACCGCCGGCCGGCTCACCCACTTCGTCGCGGGAGTCGGCACGGGCGGCACCATCAGCGGCGTAGGCCGCTACCTCAAGGAGGTGTCGGAGGGCCGCGTGCAGATCGTCGGCGCCGACCCCGAGGGCTCCGTCTACTCGGGCGGCGGCGGTCGCCCGTACCTGACCGAGGGCGTCGGCGAGGACTTCTGGCCGAGCGCGTACGACCCGAGCGTGGTCGACCGGATCATCGCCTCCAGCGACGCCGAGTCGTTCGCGATGACCCGCCGCCTCGCCCGCGAGGAGGGGCTGCTCGTCGGCGGATCGAGCGGGCTCGCCGTCTCCGTCGCGCTCAAGGCCGCCGCCGGTCTCGGGCCGGACGACGTCGTCGTCGTGCTCCTGCCGGACGGCGGGCGCGGCTACCTCGGCAAGATCTTCAACGACCGCTGGATGCGCTCCTACGGCTTCCTCGAGATGCGCGACGAGGGCACCGTCCGCGACGTGCTCCGCGCGAGGGCGGCGAGCGGGCAGGCCGACCTCCCGGCGCTCGTGCACGCGCACCCGACCGACACGATCCGCGACGCGATCGGCATCATGACCGAGTACGGCGTCTCGCAGCTCCCGGTGCTGACCGCCGAGCCGCCGGTCGTGATGGGCGAGGTCGTCGGAGCCGTCGACGAGCGCGAGCTGCTCGACCGCGTCTTCGCCGGACCCGCCTCGATGAACGACCCGCTCGGCGACTGCGTGGGCGACGCGCTCGCGCTGATCGGGCTCGGCGAGAGCATCACCGCCGCCCGCGCCGCGCTCACCGAGCACAGCGCCCTCCTCGTCACCGACGAGGGCAAGCCCGTCGCGGTGATCACCCGACAGGACCTCCTCACCTACGCCACGGCCTGA